A region from the Triticum aestivum cultivar Chinese Spring chromosome 3D, IWGSC CS RefSeq v2.1, whole genome shotgun sequence genome encodes:
- the LOC123078539 gene encoding probable inactive receptor kinase At2g26730, translating to MAVVVPRAVLLAAVASLACLAFAEPPPSERSALLAFLTATPHERRLGWNTSTPACAWVGVTCDAAQSTVVQLRLPGVGLVGAIPPATIGRLPNLQVLSLRSNRIIGGIPDDLLQLSSLRAIFLQNNMISGAIPSGVGKLAALERLVLSHNNLSGPIPFALNSLASLRSLRLEGNRLSGKIPSITNPELKDFNVSVNSLNGSIPQALARFPADSFAGNLQLCGKPLPPCSPFFPSPSPAPGMSPGDEPATVSNKKRKLSGAAIAGIVVGAVVVALLLLAAIVLCARSRRRRGAREGAPKGTSAAAVGQTRGVAPPASGDVTGMTSSSKDDMGGGTSGSAAAAAVAAGAGTGEASRLVFLGKGAGYSFDLEDLLRASAEVLGKGSVGTSYKAVLEEGTTVVVKRLKDVAVARREFDAHMEALGRVEHRNLLPVRAYYFSKDEKLLVCDYLPNGSLSAMLHGSRGSGRTPMDWDARMRSALSASRGLAHLHSAHNLAHGNVKSSNVLLRPDYDAAALSDFCLHPIFAPSSIRTGAGGYRAPEVVDTRRPTFKADVYSLGVLLLELLTGKSPTHASLEGDGTLDLPRWVQSVVREEWTAEVFDVELVRLGASAEEEMVALLQVAMACVATVPDARPDAPDVVRMIEEIGGGHGQTTTEESARGTPEEERSRGTPPAAPTP from the exons ATGGCCGTCGTCGTGCCCCGCGCGGTGCTGCTTGCGGCCGTCGCGTCGCTTGCATGCCTCGCCTTCGCGGAGCCGCCTCCGAGCGAGCGGTCGGCGCTGCTGGCGTTCCTCACGGCCACGCCCCACGAGCGGAGGCTCGGCTGGAACACCTCCACACCGGCCTGCGCCTGGGTCGGGGTCACGTGCGACGCCGCCCAATCCACCGTCGTCCAGCTGCGCCTCCCGGGGGTCGGCCTCGTCGGCGCCATCCCGCCGGCGACCATCGGCCGCCTCCCCAACCTCCAGGTGCTGTCGCTCCGCTCCAACCGCATCATCGGGGGCATCCCCGACGACCTGCTCCAGCTCTCCAGCCTCCGCGCCATCTTCCTGCAGAACAACATGATCTCCGGCGCCATCCCGTCGGGGGTCGGCAAGCTCGCGGCCCTCGAGAGGCTCGTCCTCTCCCACAACAATCTGTCAGGCCCCATCCCCTTCGCGCTCAACAGCCTCGCCTCCCTGCGCTCTCTGCGGCTCGAAGGCAACCGCCTCTCCGGCAAAATCCCCAGCATCACCAACCCGGAGCTCAAGGATTTCAACGTCTCCGTCAACAGCCTCAACGGCTCCATTCCGCAGGCCCTCGCGCGGTTCCCGGCGGACTCCTTCGCCGGGAACCTCCAGCTGTGCGGCAAACCGCTGCCCCCTTGCAGCCCCTTCTTCCCGTCCCCGTCGCCGGCTCCCGGGATGAGCCCGGGCGACGAGCCTGCGACGGTGTCTAACAAGAAGAGGAAGCTCTCAGGCGCGGCGATTGCGGGCATCGTCGTGGGTGCCGTGGTCGTCGCGCTGCTCCTGCTTGCCGCCATCGTGCTCTGCGCGAGGTCCCGGCGGCGGAGAGGCGCCCGTGAGGGAGCACCAAAGGGCACAtccgcggcggcggtggggcaAACAAGAGGAGTGGCTCCACCGGCGTCGGGCGATGTCACCGGCATGACGTCCTCGTCGAAGGACGACATGGGAGGCGGCACCTCCGggtcggcggccgcggcggcggtggccgcgggcgccggcacGGGGGAGGCGAGCCGGCTGGTGTTCCTGGGGAAGGGCGCGGGGTACAGCTTCGACCTGGAGGACCTGCTGCGCGCGTCGGCGGAGGTGCTGGGGAAGGGGAGCGTGGGGACGTCGTACAAGGCGGTGCTGGAGGAGGGGACGACGGTGGTGGTGAAGCGGCTCAAGGACGTGGCGGTGGCGCGGCGCGAGTTCGACGCGCACATGGAGGCGCTGGGCAGGGTTGAGCACCGCAACCTGCTCCCCGTCCGCGCCTACTACTTCTCCAAGGACGAGAAGCTCCTCGTCTGCGACTATCTCCCCAACGGCAGCCTCTCCGCCATGCTCCACG GGAGCCGGGGCTCCGGCCGGACGCCGATGGACTGGGATGCGCGCATGCGCTCGGCGCTGTCCGCCTCTCGCGGCCTCGCGCACCTGCACTCGGCGCACAACCTCGCGCACGGCAACGTCAAGTCCTCCAACGTCCTGCTCCGACCGGACTACGACGCCGCCGCGCTCTCCGATTTCTGCCTCCACCCGATCTTCGCCCCGTCGTCCATCCGCACCGGCGCCGGCGGCTACCGCGCACCGGAGGTCGTGGACACGCGCCGTCCCACGTTCAAGGCCGACGTCTACTCCCTGGGCGTCCTCCTGCTGGAGCTCCTCACCGGCAAATCCCCGACGCACGCGTCCCTCGAGGGCGACGGGACGCTGGACCTGCCACGGTGGGTGCAGTCCGTGGTGCGCGAGGAGTGGACCGCCGAGGTGTTCGACGTCGAGCTGGTGCGGCTCGGCGCGAGCGCCGAGGAGGAGATGGTGGCGCTGCTGCAGGTGGCCATGGCGTGCGTCGCCACCGTGCCGGACGCGCGGCCGGACGCCCCGGACGTGGTCAGAATGATCGAGGAGATCGGCGGTGGCCATGGCCAGACGACAACCGAGGAGAGCGCGCGGGGCACCCCGGAGGAGGAGCGGTCGAGGGGCACGCCtccggccgccccgacgccgtga